The following proteins come from a genomic window of Salvia hispanica cultivar TCC Black 2014 chromosome 4, UniMelb_Shisp_WGS_1.0, whole genome shotgun sequence:
- the LOC125223544 gene encoding glucose-6-phosphate isomerase, cytosolic produces MASSGLVCETDAWKDLKAHVEDIKKTHLRELMSDAKRCQSMMVEFDGLLLDYSRQCATVDTFNKLNKLAEAAHLKEKINLMFSGERINSTENRSVLHVALRAPRGSVINSDGKNVVPDVWQVLDKIKDFSDRVRSDAWVGATGKPLTNVIAIGIGGSFLGPLFVHTALQTDPEAAQLASGRKLHFLANVDPIDVARNITGLNPETTLAVVVSKTFTTAETMLNARTIREWISAALGPEAVAKHMVAVSTNLTLVEKFGIDPNNAFAFWDWVGGRYSVCSAVGVLPLSLQYGFAVVEKFLQGASSIDQHFHSAPFEKNLPVLLGLLSVWNVSFLGYPARAILPYSQALEKLAPHIQQVSMESNGKGVSIDGVPLPYEAGEIDFGEPGTNGQHSFYQLIHQGRVIPCDFIGVVKSQQPVYLKGELVSNHDELMSNFFAQPDALAYGKTPEQLLKENVPSNLITHKTFSGNRPSLSLLLPSLNAYNIGQLLAIYEHRVAVEGFVWGINSFDQWGVELGKSLATQVRKQLHASRKNSEPIEGFNFSTATLLTRYLEASKDILKEDSTVLPKL; encoded by the exons ATGGCGTCATCCGGTCTAGTCTGCGAAACTGATGCATGGAAGGATTTAAAG GCCCATGTTGAAGACATTAAAAAGACTCATCTGCGTGAATTGATGAGCGATGCGAAGAGATGCCAGTCCATGATGGT TGAGTTTGATGGGTTATTGTTGGATTACTCAAGGCAATGTGCCACTGTCGATACATTCAATAAGCTCAACAAATTAGCCGAG GCAGCTCATCTGAAAGAAAAGATTAACCTGATGTTCAGTGGAGAGCGT ATAAACAGCACAGAAAATAGATCTGTCCTTCACGTAGCTCTTCGTGCTCCAAGGGGTTCAGTTATAAACAGTGACGGGAAGAATGTGGTACCTGATGTTTGGCAAGTTCTTGATAAGATTAAGGATTTCTCTGACAGGGTCCGCAGTGATGCCTGG gttGGAGCCACTGGGAAGCCATTAACAAATGTTATTGCAATTGGGATTGGAGGAAGCTTTCTAGGCCCTCTTTTTGTTCATACAGCACTTCAAACAG ACCCAGAAGCTGCTCAATTGGCTAGTGGTCGGAAACTGCATTT TCTTGCAAATGTCGATCCAATTGATGTTGCAAGAAACATTACAGGGCTGAATCCTGAAACTACATTAg CTGTCGTGGTATCAAAAACTTTCACCACAGCAGAGACTATGCTCAATGCTCGGACTATAAGGGAGTGGATCTCAGCTGCCTTGGG ACCTGAAGCGGTTGCAAAACACATGGTTGCTGTCAGCACTAACCTAACT CTTGTAGAAAAGTTTGGCATCGATCCAAATAATGCTTTTGCTTTCTGGGACTGGGTGGGAGGACGCTACAGCG TTTGCAGCGCGGTTGGAGTATTGCCTCTTTCTCTGCAATATGGTTTTGCAGTCGTTGAAAA GTTCCTCCAAGGAGCTTCAAGTATTGATCAACATTTCCATTCAGCACCTTTTGAGAAAAACTTACCT GTGCTACTGGGCTTGCTGAGTGTTTGGAATGTGTCGTTTCTTGGCTATCCTGCTAGA GCCATATTACCTTACTCTCAAGCACTGGAAAAACTTGCACCACATATTCAGCAG GTTAGCATGGAGAGTAATGGGAAAGGTGTGTCAATTGATGGTGTTCCCCTTCCCTATGAGGCAGGTGAGATTGATTTTGGTGAACCAGGAACAAATGGACAACACAGCTTTTACCAACTAATTCACCAG GGTCGTGTTATTCCGTGTGATTTTATTGGGGTGGTGAAGAGTCAGCAACCTGTTTACCTGAAAG GTGAATTGGTCAGCAACCACGACGAGCTCATGTCAAACTTCTTTGCCCAGCCAGATGCGCTTGCTTATGGAAAG ACTCCCGAACAGCTGTTGAAAGAGAATGTTCCTAGTAATCTTATTACACACAAG ACTTTCTCTGGCAATCGGCCCTCTCTCAGTCTTCTGCTTCCTTCATTAAATGCTTACAACATTGGACAG TTGTTGGCAATTTATGAGCATAGAGTTGCTGTAGAAGGATTTGTGTGGGGTATCAATTCCTTTGACCAATGGGGCGTAGAATTAGGAAAG TCTCTGGCTACTCAAGTAAGAAAGCAGCTTCATGCATCTCGTAAGAACTCCGAACCTATTGAGGGCTTCAATTTCAGTACTGCAACACTCCTGACGCGATACCTAGAG